The Zygosaccharomyces rouxii strain CBS732 chromosome A complete sequence genome window below encodes:
- the TRS130 gene encoding transport protein particle complex II subunit TRS130 (similar to uniprot|Q03660 Saccharomyces cerevisiae YMR218C TRS130 Component of the targeting complex (TRAPP) involved in ER to Golgi membrane traffic) gives MSSQTSSRAVTISYFDPFDVFESIKGEFLQIFPFQNIHWKSPGGAVRTVRQLPVNLVIESEASELNIDDVNHFVRFIVVNCISVDDYRGKVRPLLRQWLPVSDKTSVDVDSVETPKPIVLLYANSEVVDSNLFKSISLIDKFAKDFPGLKTLVLRSVYKSPTDREDFWNQMGNKIKSCLLDIFQKRLTNYRKKLSNPKNADEELGLREKILELYLAFNMHEEATTQLNEIRDNVVSKRENSLPNGELETPFNFAQNENVDDGSIAKMLLENKLTKFQYFKYFFVKRFRVLNMGKTNVPRLLQLYRLIRDFLHCIESIFRDSPQILEFKYCFIDDILKYINDGGIPIFLEMKAELSLLKRDCWVQGVLANTDFKLIDKSFPKSNVKFTFDRLKESYKDENTFHENFVKSTSLLLALYNKSSDKKRRIVDILSLEIGMLHYQRGEYEKAVSLFDSCYEYYMETGWDIIGLKIVQMYYDSLIHCPQIKYLKRDDEDVSVSIVLSNAFLNILRISKDEDEKRQIWKKFFELQKEMESPSLVYQTDGLFCIALSDLSYLSEANVYKIDVTIRNLAFLEPITADSIKLILKNSDDQFVEFKLSSVNFAPSTNHYALEATEISFGEFQPVSIEIKVGNATFLEGFVNENHPIFIEPLYHPENISCSVQQSKRLNLGEYAIDLIHQNVKGLESFAVEIMVEPNLGSFPISFSQDQDLYRKRVVDIKNDTTIRYFPKDSINSFRLKVKTSFTKKDNPREFSEIRHFTISCYLPLSVSVEDIFKKDAFIFKFLLNSSTEEEPIILYSSKLRAPENSERYTLFGDFEPNDLIYLTADPNESALNCYQVTTKDKFDHNDLFQLKVTYNTLKEQINGLVTDSIMLQGDMEWYQEFELWKHLWENKILPLFQYDYNAFIQSCTITTMPGTLNITDICDYLLKLSVSKPVTKRIIETLKKIVRGVELTDIDIYAYVKNLTPRTLIVPVELPQMDYFFYVEFSKTLEEQYQVGSPMLIKIRVENLSGKWGSQEVSDAFVLEVASSNEWLAHGKKRMLIRSEINEFELYVIPLKKGYLNYPRIEISSVETGVPTRIDNPNASETLLVL, from the coding sequence ATGAGTTCACAGACATCTTCTCGAGCGGTCACCATAAGCTATTTCGATCCCTTTGATGTATTCGAAAGTATCAAAGGTGAGTTCCTACAGATTTTCCCATTTCAAAACATACATTGGAAATCACCAGGAGGTGCTGTAAGGACTGTACGTCAATTACCTGTTAATTTAGTTATTGAGAGCGAAGCTTCTGAGCTTAATATTGATGATGTGAATCATTTTGTGAGGTTTATCGTGGTCAATTGCATATCTGTCGATGATTACCGTGGGAAAGTGAGACCGCTGTTGAGACAGTGGTTACCAGTATCGGATAAGACATCTGTAGATGTTGATTCTGTAGAGACTCCCAAACCTATTGTTTTGCTATATGCCAATTCTGAAGTAGTCGATTCcaaccttttcaaatcaatttcattaataGATAAATTTGCCAAGGATTTCCCAGGACTCAAGACTCTGGTATTGAGGTCAGTTTACAAATCTCCAACTGATAGAGAGGACTTTTGGAACCAAATGGGCAATAAGATTAAATCTTGTCTACTAGACATTTTCCAGAAGAGATTAACAAACTATAGGAAAAAACTATCCAATCCCAAAAATGCTGACGAAGAGCTGGGACtaagagaaaaaatcttAGAGCTTTACTTGGCATTTAACATGCATGAGGAGGCTACGACTCAATTGAACGAAATAAGAGATAATGTGGTTAGCAAGAGAGAGAATTCTCTGCCGAACGGTGAATTGGAGACTCCCTTCAATTTTgctcaaaatgaaaatgtaGACGATGGCTCAATTGCGAAAATGTTACTGGAGAATAAATTGactaaatttcaatatttcaAGTATTTCTTCGTGAAAAGATTTCGGGTTTTGAATATGGGGAAAACTAATGTTCCCAGATTGTTACAACTATACAGATTGATTCGAGATTTTTTACATTGTATTGAATCCATCTTTAGAGACTCTCCTCAAATCCTCGAATTTAAATACTGTTTTATCGATGATATTTTGAAGTACATTAACGATGGGGGGATACCTATTTTCTTGGAGATGAAAGCTGAGCTttcacttttgaaaagagattgTTGGGTCCAAGGTGTCTTAGCAAACACAGATTTTAAATTGATAGATAAAAGTTTTCCCAAATCGAATGTAAAATTTACGTTTGATAGGTTGAAGGAAAGCTACAAGGATGAAAATACTTTCCACGAGAATTTTGTCAAATCTACAAGTCTGCTTCTTGCCCTATACAATAAGAGCAGCGATAAAAAACGAAGAATAGTAGATATTTTATCCCTGGAAATTGGTATGTTGCACTACCAAAGAGGTGAATATGAGAAAGCCGTCTCGCTCTTTGATTCATGCTATGAATATTACATGGAAACTGGGTGGGATATCATTGGACtcaaaattgttcaaatgtACTATGATTCTTTGATTCACTGTCCACAGATAAAATATTTAAAAagagatgatgaagatgtgTCCGTATCAATTGTTCTCAGTAACGCATTTCTCAATATTCTAAGGATTTCCAAggacgaagatgaaaagagGCAAATCtggaagaaatttttcgagttgcaaaaagaaatggaatcTCCATCTTTGGTTTATCAAACTGATGGACTTTTCTGCATTGCCCTCAGTGATCTTTCTTACCTTTCAGAGGCTAACGTCTACAAGATCGACGTGACAATTCGAAATCTAGCGTTTCTAGAGCCAATAACCGCTGACTCGATTaaattaattttgaaaaactcTGATGATCAATTTGTGGAATTTAAACTGAGCAGCGTAAATTTTGCCCCATCTACAAACCATTACGCGTTAGAGGCTACTGAAATTTCGTTTGGGGAATTTCAACCTGTATCCATAGAAATAAAGGTGGGAAATGCCACTTTTCTAGAAGGGTTTGTCAATGAGAATCATCCCATTTTCATTGAACCACTATATCATCCGGAAAATATTTCCTGCTCCGTTCAACAATCCAAACGTTTGAATTTAGGAGAATATGCCATTGATTTAATACATCAGAACGTTAAGGGCCTAGAATCGTTCGCAGTGGAAATTATGGTGGAGCCAAATTTAGGCTCATTCCCAATCAGTTTTTCCCAAGATCAAGATTTGTATCGTAAAAGAGTGGTTGACATCAAGAACGATACAACAATAcgatattttccaaaagattcAATCAATTCCTTTCGACTCAAAGTTAAAACCTCTTTCACGAAAAAGGATAATCCAAGAGAATTTAGTGAAATCAGGCATTTCACCATATCATGCtatcttccactttcaGTCTCCGTGGAGgatatttttaaaaaagatgcattcatattcaaatttttattgaattcttcaactgaagaagaaccaatAATCTTGTACAGTTCTAAATTGAGAGCACCCGAGAATTCTGAGCGTTATACATTATTTGGTGATTTCGAACCCAATGATCTTATCTATTTAACCGCTGATCCAAACGAAAGTGCACTGAATTGTTACCAAGTAACTACAAAGGACAAATTTGACCACAATGATTTGTTTCAGTTAAAAGTCACTTACAATACTTTGAAAGAGCAAATCAATGGATTGGTGACTGATTCCATTATGTTGCAAGGTGATATGGAATGGTaccaagaatttgaattatGGAAACATTTATgggaaaataaaattctACCTCTATTTCAATATGATTATAACGCTTTCATACAAAGTTGTACCATTACTACCATGCCTGGCACTTTAAATATAACTGATATTTGTGATTACCTGTTGAAACTTTCAGTATCCAAACCAGTTACCAAGAGAATTATAGAAacattaaaaaaaattgtacgAGGCGTGGAATTAACAGATATTGATATTTATGCATACGTGAAGAATTTGACACCAAGGACCTTGATTGTTCCCGTTGAGCTACCTCAAATGGACTATTTCTTTTATGTGGAATTTTCGAAAACTCTAGAGGAACAATATCAAGTGGGGTCACCTATGTTGATAAAAATTAGAGTTGAGAATCTAAGTGGAAAATGGGGGTCTCAAGAAGTATCCGATGCCTTTGTGCTTGAGGTTGCAAGCAGTAATGAATGGTTGGCGCATGGTAAAAAGCGGATGTTAATACGGTCAGAGATTAATGAGTTTGAATTATACGTTATTCCGTTAAAGAAAGGCTATTTGAATTACCCTCGCATAGAAATTAGTAGTGTGGAGACTGGAGTGCCCACTAGAATAGACAATCCAAATGCATCTGAAACATTACTTGTTTTGTAA
- the HEM4 gene encoding uroporphyrinogen-III synthase HEM4 (similar to uniprot|P06174 Saccharomyces cerevisiae YOR278W HEM4 Uroporphyrinogen III synthase catalyzes the conversion of hydroxymethylbilane to uroporphyrinogen III the fourth step in the heme biosynthetic pathway) encodes MQRAILLKNKTAQQDKYEIEFQSNGFEPVFIPLISHTHIPQGLLKLLEDDAYLKDLQDIIVTSQRTVECLYESVLPQLHASTRQLFLEKTVYAVGPSTKDFLIRIGFKNVKGGEDAGNGSILSDIIISDYREQGKNSEPLLLVGEIRRDIIPKKLSSNGIQVKEVITYKTENLPDNLTRFQAMARENSWVVFFSPQGTEEIIESIKNGSNHRVASIGPTTEEFLQRKGLEPDVVSLKPDERNLVNAILSI; translated from the coding sequence ATGCAGAGAGCCATTTTACTCAAGAATAAGACTGCTCAACAGGATAAATAcgaaattgaatttcaaTCGAACGGTTTCGAGCCTGTCTTCATCCCATTGATCTCACATACGCATATTCCTCAAGGATTATTGAAACTGCTAGAAGACGATGCTTATTTGAAGGATTTACAAGATATCATTGTAACATCTCAACGAACAGTTGAATGCCTTTATGAATCAGTTTTACCTCAATTGCATGCATCAACAAGGCAACTTTTCCTCGAGAAGACCGTCTATGCTGTTGGTCCTAGTACCAAAGACTTTTTAATACGTATCGGATTTAAAAATGTAaaaggtggtgaagatgcTGGTAACGGCAGCATTTTATCAGATATCATAATTTCAGACTATCGTGAGCAAGGTAAGAATTCGGAACCTTTATTATTGGTGGGTGAAATTAGAAGGGACATAATACCcaagaaattatcaagTAATGGTATTCAAGTTAAAGAAGTCATCACTTACAAGACTGAAAATTTACCTGATAATTTGACAAGATTCCAGGCAATGGCAAGGGAAAATAGTTGGGTAGTTTTCTTTAGTCCTCAAGGaactgaagaaattatAGAATCTATCAAAAACGGTAGTAATCATAGAGTCGCCAGCATCGGTCCTACCACAGAAGAATTTCTACAGAGAAAAGGTCTTGAACCTGACGTGGTGAGTCTGAAACCTGATGAACgaaatttggtaaatgCAATTCTATCCATTTAG
- the SKY1 gene encoding serine/threonine protein kinase SKY1 (similar to uniprot|Q03656 Saccharomyces cerevisiae YMR216C): MMESSKYTGFNHDSTGIPMPIRHEDEPSRCAEIEIQVSADEYQPPVPKVQPQVELQKVRSGTNGNANDAKLFKKYFVEKVKSSSPSGNRGDNSSLSRAGGTKSNLSLALKQSDMASSSVKATPPLLHKGLTNQGDMDMEAESDSGSSDSSCDEKNEESFRDYRPGGYHPAFKGERYKDGRYVLVRKLGWGHFSTVWLAKDLHDVNATQHVAMKIVRSDKVYSEAAQDEIKLLKRIRSQTEKGHVGSDYILKLLDNFYHAGPNGDHIVMVFEVLGENLLALIKKYEHRGIPLVYVKQISKQLLLGLDYMHRKCGVIHTDIKPENVLMEIGDVEGIVEMVELMDKQKKNIKRFQRKYSQDFSTAVSPMGVPNSPSSSHLNKVKRDVSGSAIASDYSTNHPRIPSGRRARRHTVITSSQPLPSPLASANFKEMKNQFINGGNSSSSVSSQWGAHSLHSKGSFPTQTTGGGNDFNGYSMGSASTTLHPSVSENVDSGSGPMNEGQLANSLSSFEISQNEENGPLSSYVPSNSAIFPNNSDSNTIQIKIADLGNACWYDEHYTSSIQTREYRSPEVLLGVPWGCSADIWSAACLIFELITGDLLFEPDEGHSYTKDDDHIAQIMELLGELPPYLLAQGRYARTFFNSRGKLRNISKLKHWPLKSVLHEKYNFSVSESRDIADFLIPMLEMDPRKRADAGGLVNHPWLSDTHAMQDVSVADRKLYCSGADIPGWYQEVTGHPKH, encoded by the coding sequence ATGATGGAGTCTTCCAAATATACAGGGTTTAATCACGATTCAACGGGTATCCCCATGCCAATTCGTCATGAAGATGAACCCAGTCGTTGTGCggaaattgaaattcaGGTATCCGCTGATGAATACCAACCACCTGTTCCCAAAGTACAACCCCAAgtagaattacaaaaggTTCGATCCGGCACTAATGGAAATGCTAATGATGCcaaattgttcaagaaatattttgttgaaaaagTAAAATCGTCATCGCCAAGTGGTAATCGTGGTGATAACAGCAGCCTCAGTCGAGCAGGGGGCACCAAatccaatttatcattagCATTAAAACAAAGTGATATGGCATCATCTTCAGTCAAGGCAACACCGCCTCTCCTACATAAGGGATTAACGAACCAGGGAGATATGGATATGGAAGCCGAGAGTGATAGTGGTAGCAGTGATTCATCTtgtgatgaaaaaaatgaagaatctTTCAGAGATTATAGACCTGGTGGATACCATCCTGCCTTTAAAGGAGAAAGATATAAAGATGGACGTTACGTTCTGGTTAGAAAATTAGGATGGGGCCATTTCTCAACCGTTTGGCTCGCGAAAGACTTGCATGATGTCAATGCTACGCAACACGTTGCAATGAAAATAGTGCGCAGTGATAAAGTCTATTCTGAAGCCGCACAAGATGAGATTaagcttttgaaaagaattcGATCTCAAACCGAGAAGGGACATGTTGGCTCAGATTACATTTTGAAACTGCTGGACAATTTCTACCACGCGGGGCCTAATGGTGATCACATTGTAATGGTTTTCGAGGTATTAGGTGAAAACTTATTAGCACTGATCAAAAAATATGAACACAGAGGTATACCATTGGTTTATGTGAAGCAGATCTCAAAGCAACTACTTTTAGGTCTAGATTACATGCATCGTAAATGTGGTGTCATTCATACAGATATCAAACCTGAAAATGTGCTGATGGAAATTGGTGATGTGGAAGGAATTGTGGAAATGGTAGAGTTGATGGAtaaacaaaagaaaaatataaaaagatttcaaagaaagtACTCTCAAGATTTTTCGACTGCAGTGTCACCGATGGGGGTTCCTAATTCACCATCCTCATCCCATTTGAATAAGGTGAAAAGAGATGTTTCTGGGAGTGCGATTGCATCTGATTATTCAACTAACCATCCTAGAATTCCAAGCGGTAGAAGAGCTCGTAGACATACGGTTATTACAAGTTCACAACCTTTACCCTCACCACTGGCGTCggccaatttcaaagaaatgaaaaacCAGTTCATTAACGGTGGCAATTCCTCCAGTAGTGTATCTTCCCAATGGGGGGCTCATTCGTTGCATTCAAAGGGTAGTTTCCCTACACAGACTACAGGAGGTGGCAATGACTTTAATGGATATAGCATGGGGAGTGCATCCACTACACTTCATCCAAGTGTTTCCGAGAACGTTGATAGTGGCAGTGGACCTATGAATGAAGGTCAACTTGCTAATTCTCTATCgtcttttgaaatctctCAAAATGAGGAAAACGGTCCACTATCATCCTACGTGCCATCTAATAGTGCAATTTTCCCGAATAATTCCGATAGCAACACAATTCAGATAAAGATTGCAGATTTGGGGAATGCATGTTGGTACGATGAACATTATACTAGTTCGATTCAAACTAGGGAGTATCGATCCCCAGAGGTCCTGTTAGGCGTTCCCTGGGGCTGTAGTGCAGATATCTGGTCTGCTGCTTGTCTCATATTCGAATTGATAACAGGCGATTTACTTTTTGAACCCGATGAAGGTCATTCTTACACGAAAGATGATGATCACATTGCTCAAATTATGGAACTGTTGGGTGAACTACCACCTTACCTCTTAGCGCAAGGCAGGTACGCAAgaacttttttcaacagtAGAGGTAAACTGAGAaatatttccaaattaAAGCATTGGCCATTGAAAAGCGTCTTGCatgaaaaatacaatttttctgTGAGTGAATCTCGGGACATTGCTGACTTTTTAATACCTATGCTTGAAATGGATCCAAGGAAAAGGGCAGATGCCGGTGGTTTGGTGAATCATCCATGGTTGAGTGATACTCACGCTATGCAAGACGTTAGTGTGGCAGATAGAAAATTATACTGTAGTGGCGCCGACATTCCTGGCTGGTACCAAGAAGTTACGGGTCATCCAAAgcattag
- the GAS3 gene encoding putative 1,3-beta-glucanosyltransferase (similar to uniprot|Q03655 Saccharomyces cerevisiae YMR215W GAS3 Putative 1,3-beta-glucanosyltransferase has similarity to Gas1p localizes to the cell wall) gives MLSLIQILVLVLAVPVRAVLPLQIQNHRFIKATSAENNARDNEIYFVKGIDYQPGGSSGFNSYGVHDTLSEPSQCARDIYAFQQLGINTIRIYQLNPYLNHDECMTMLNNAGIYVILDVNSGNVGEHLNRADPEGTYNADYLSRVFKFIESFKNYPNVLGFFSGNEVINDDKDYAEIDPPFLRALQRDMKQYISRHCDRTIPVGYSAADNTALRLATFKYLQCNSWDGTSVSEELDESRSDFYGLNSYQWCSGSSNWQNSGYRELAQTFNDPKIPVIFSEYGCNQNSPRTFDEVSQGLYDGLKDTFSGGLIYEFSEEANSYGVVCIDDEDKSLTYKKDFENLAYQFSQLDLPRTKQFQLSNSSVSKCDAAAIKAVYKKFGTKDFEIPDQPADITFMIEHGVGDVTPGSIIGNYSNPKKLDYEVKDVKGKRVDATLTWEKSNKINEFYHKAGTSNRTFKAPIITSSVFQRRNSSTRPSTTSLSSKELRTTTLKATTSEIKKSKAQAAELQVTGGTIIGLVAVLLSIV, from the coding sequence ATGCTTTCACTTATACAAATTTTAGTGTTAGTCTTGGCGGTTCCTGTAAGGGCTGTATTGCCTCTGCagattcaaaatcatcGATTTATCAAGGCCACATCTGCAGAGAATAATGCTCGGGATAATGAAATCTATTTTGTCAAAGGGATAGATTACCAACCCGGAGGTTCCTCAGGTTTCAATTCCTACGGTGTGCATGACACTTTATCAGAACCTTCACAATGCGCTAGAGACATATATGCATTCCAACAATTGGGGATTAATACGATTCGAATTTATCAGTTGAACCCTTACTTAAATCATGATGAATGTATGACGATGCTGAACAATGCCGGGATTTATGTTATTCTAGACGTCAATAGCGGTAATGTTGGTGAACATCTAAATAGAGCAGATCCAGAAGGGACTTACAACGCCGATTATTTGAGCAGAGTCTTTAAATTTATCGaatcattcaaaaattATCCCAACGTTCTCGGATTCTTCTCTGGTAATGAGGTGATCAACGACGATAAGGACTATGCAGAAATTGATCCACCATTCCTACGTGCTCTACAGCGCGATATGAAGCAATACATTTCAAGGCATTGCGACAGAACCATCCCGGTTGGATATTCAGCTGCTGATAATACAGCTCTGAGATTAGCGACTTTCAAATATCTACAGTGCAATTCCTGGGATGGTACAAGTGTTTCTGAAGAACTAGACGAATCTCGATCTGATTTCTACGGACTTAACAGTTACCAGTGGTGCTCAGGAAGTTCCAACTGGCAAAATTCTGGTTACAGGGAATTGGCCCAAACTTTCAACGATCCTAAGATTCCCGTAATATTCTCAGAATATGGATGTAATCAGAATTCGCCGAGAACTTTTGACGAGGTGTCTCAGGGTTTATACGATGGATTGAAAGACACATTTTCTGGCGGACTAATCTACGAATTTTCAGAGGAAGCCAATAGTTATGGTGTGGTATgcattgatgatgaagacaaATCCCTAACGTACAAGaaggattttgaaaatttagCTTATCAATTCAGCCAACTCGATTTACCGCGAACGAAACAATTCCAACTGTCTAATTCTAGTGTCAGTAAATGCGATGCCGCTGCAATAAAAGCCGTCTACAAGAAATTCGGAACCAAAGATTTTGAGATCCCTGATCAACCGGCTGATATTACATTTATGATTGAACATGGCGTCGGTGATGTGACCCCAGGTTCCATCATTGGCAATTACTCAAATCCTAAAAAATTAGATTACGAAGTTAAAGACGTCAAGGGTAAACGTGTCGATGCAACTTTAACGTGGGAGAAGAGCAACAAAATCAACGAATTTTATCATAAGGCGGGAACCTCGAACCGAACGTTTAAAGCTCCCATTATTACTTCTTCCGTCTTTCAACGGAGGAACTCCTCCACTAGACCCTCCACAACATCCTTGTCCTCGAAAGAATTACGTACTACTACTTTGAAAGCTACAACTTCAGAAATCAAGAAAAGTAAAGCCCAAGCCGCCGAGTTGCAGGTCACAGGTGGCACTATAATTGGATTAGTAGCAGTTCTATTATCAATTGTATAA
- the GUA1 gene encoding GMP synthase (glutamine-hydrolyzing) (highly similar to uniprot|P38625 Saccharomyces cerevisiae YMR217W GUA1 GMP synthase an enzyme that catalyzes the second step in the biosynthesis of GMP from inosine 5'-phosphate (IMP) transcription is not subject to regulation by guanine but is negatively regulated by nutrient starvation): MSEEVSKVFDTILVLDFGSQYSHLITRRLREFNIYAEMLPCTQKISELSWKPKGVILSGGPYSVYEDGAPHVDHDVFALNVPILGICYGMQELAWINGKQVARGEKREYGPATLNVVDKECPLFQGVDHSRVWMSHGDKLHGLPTGFKVIATSDNSPYCGISHESKSIYGIQFHPEVTHSTHGKILLKNFAVDICHAAQNWTMENFIDTEIQRIRNLVGPTAEVIGAVSGGVDSTVASKLMTEAIGDRFHALLVDNGVLRLNEAAMVKETLGDGLGINLTVVDASEEFLTKLKGVEDPEKKRKIIGNTFIHVFEREAAKIKPRDGKDIEFLLQGTLYPDVIESISFKGPSQTIKTHHNVGGLLEDMKLKLIEPLRELFKDEVRHLGELLGIPHDLVWRHPFPGPGIAIRVLGEVTESQVQIARLADYIYIEEIKKAGLYNKIAQAFACLLPVKSVGVMGDQRTYEQVIALRAIETSDFMTADWFPFEHDFLKRVASRIVNEVDGVARVTYDITSKPPATVEWE, translated from the coding sequence ATGTCTGAAGAGGTTTCTAAGGTCTTCGACACCATTTTGGTGCTCGACTTTGGTTCTCAATATTCTCATTTAATCACGAGAAGACTTAGAGAGTTTAACATCTATGCTGAAATGTTACCATGTACCCAGAAGATTTCAGAATTGTCATGGAAACCAAAGGGTGTGATTCTATCTGGTGGACCATATTCTGTTTATGAAGACGGTGCACCTCATGTGGATCACGATGTATTTGCATTGAATGTGCCCATCCTAGGTATTTGTTACGGTATGCAAGAATTAGCATGGATTAACGGTAAGCAAGTTGCTCGTGGTGAAAAGAGAGAATATGGACCTGCAACTTTGAACGTTGTCGATAAGGAGTGTCCACTTTTCCAAGGTGTTGATCATTCAAGAGTCTGGATGTCACACGGTGATAAATTACACGGATTGCCAACTGGTTTCAAAGTTATTGCAACTTCCGATAATTCTCCATACTGTGGTATTTCACATGAATCTAAATCTATCTACGGTATCCAATTCCACCCAGAGGTTACACATTCTACCCATGGTAAGATTttattaaagaattttgcaGTCGATATTTGCCATGCTGCACAGAATTGGACTATGGAAAACTTCATCGATACtgaaattcaaagaatcagAAACCTAGTGGGTCCTACTGCAGAAGTCATCGGTGCTGtttctggtggtgttgATTCTACCGTTGCATCTAAATTGATGACTGAAGCCATTGGTGATAGATTCCATGCTCTATTGGTGGACAACGGTGTCTTGAGATTGAACGAAGCCGCCATGGTTAAAGAAACTCTTGGTGATGGTCTTGGTATTAATTTAACCGTTGTGGATGCCTCTGAAGAATTCTTGACTAAGTTGAAGGGCGTTGAAGATCctgagaagaagagaaaaattattGGTAACACCTTTATCCatgtttttgaaagagaagCCGCTAAAATTAAACCAAGAGATGGTAAAGACATCGAATTTTTGCTACAGGGAACTTTGTACCCTGACGTTATCGAGTCCATCTCTTTCAAAGGACCATCCCAAACAATCAAAACTCACCACAATGTCGGTGGTTTGTTAGAAGatatgaaattgaaattgatcgAACCATTGAGAGAATTGTTTAAGGATGAAGTTAGACACTTGGGTGAATTGTTAGGTATTCCTCATGACTTGGTCTGGAGACATCCATTCCCAGGTCCAGGTATTGCAATTCGTGTTCTTGGTGAAGTAACTGAAAGTCAAGTGCAAATCGCTAGATTGGCTGACTACATTTACATCgaagaaatcaaaaaaGCTGGTCTTTACAACAAGATTGCTCAAGCTTTCGCTTGCTTATTACCAGTTAAATCTGTTGGTGTCATGGGTGATCAAAGAACTTACGAACAGGTCATTGCTTTGAGAGCCATTGAAACCAGTGACTTCATGACTGCCGATTGGTTCCCATTCGAGCACGACTTCTTGAAGAGAGTTGCCTCTAGGATTGTCAACGAAGTGGATGGTGTCGCTAGAGTCACTTATGATATCACTTCCAAGCCTCCAGCTACCGTTGAATGGGAGTAA